A part of Rhodohalobacter barkolensis genomic DNA contains:
- the mdh gene encoding malate dehydrogenase: MKVTVVGAGGNVGSTVALSIAERDFAKEVVMVDIEKKDGDNTFYPSKGRALDQWEASPISGFDTRLTGTVDYEDTKGSDVCVITAGVPRKPGMSRDDLLEINSKIVKGVTEELVKYSPDTIIIIVSNPLDVMTYVAHTASGLDKSKVMGMAGILDTARFRSFLAQELDVSPKDIQSLLMGGHGDTMVPLPRYTTVSGIPVTQLIDKDKLDAIVERTKKGGGEIVGLMGTSAWYAPGAAAAQMVEAIMLDQNRIFPCAVLLEGEYDIKDIFLGVPVKLGHGGIKEIIEVDLDESETDLLRASEKAVRSTLEDFKKLMDK, translated from the coding sequence ATGAAAGTAACAGTTGTAGGAGCCGGTGGTAATGTTGGCTCAACCGTAGCACTAAGTATTGCTGAACGGGATTTCGCGAAAGAAGTTGTAATGGTTGACATTGAAAAAAAAGATGGGGATAACACTTTTTACCCTTCAAAAGGACGCGCACTCGACCAATGGGAAGCATCACCCATCTCAGGATTTGACACACGACTGACCGGAACCGTCGATTACGAAGACACCAAAGGATCTGATGTTTGTGTGATTACAGCCGGTGTGCCCAGAAAACCCGGAATGAGCCGTGACGACCTGCTCGAAATTAACAGTAAAATTGTAAAGGGTGTTACCGAAGAGCTGGTAAAATATTCACCGGATACAATTATTATCATTGTTTCTAACCCGCTTGATGTGATGACCTATGTAGCACACACTGCCAGCGGTCTGGACAAAAGCAAAGTAATGGGAATGGCCGGTATTCTGGATACTGCCCGATTCAGATCCTTTTTAGCACAAGAACTGGATGTGTCACCAAAAGATATCCAATCTCTGCTAATGGGTGGACACGGCGACACAATGGTTCCACTTCCGCGTTACACAACCGTTTCCGGTATTCCGGTCACTCAATTGATCGACAAAGACAAACTGGACGCCATTGTTGAGAGAACCAAGAAAGGTGGCGGCGAAATTGTTGGCCTGATGGGAACATCCGCATGGTATGCACCCGGCGCAGCCGCTGCACAGATGGTTGAGGCAATAATGCTCGATCAGAATCGTATATTCCCATGTGCCGTGCTACTTGAAGGCGAGTACGACATTAAAGATATTTTCCTCGGAGTACCGGTAAAACTGGGACACGGTGGAATTAAGGAAATAATTGAGGTTGATTTAGACGAATCAGAAACCGACCTTTTAAGAGCATCAGAAAAAGCAGTCCGCTCCACGTTGGAAGACTTCAAAAAGCTGATGGACAAATAA